In a genomic window of Styela clava chromosome 11, kaStyClav1.hap1.2, whole genome shotgun sequence:
- the LOC120347773 gene encoding vesicle transport protein SFT2B-like isoform X1, whose protein sequence is MDSLRKVLNGQDEDEESHMLGGGNVTGGDSLCPSLSWQTRLTGFFACCGIGILLSIVGTILIFFGNTKGFAILYSIGTCTAIASTLFLRGPMAQLKSMFKETRIIATIVMIVMIILTLCAGLWWKIGILCLLFCILQFLAFAWYSISYIPFARDGVKKCCTSCLS, encoded by the exons ATGGATTCTCTGAGAAAAGTTTTGAATGGTCAAGACGAGGATGAAGAATCTCACATGCTTGGAGGCGGAAAT GTTACAGGGGGTGACAGCTTATGCCCATCACTATCTTGGCAAACAAGATTAACAGGATTTTTTGCTTGTTGTGGTATTGGGATTCTTTTATCCATAGTG GGcactattttgatattttttggaaacacgAAAGGATTTGCAATCTTGTACTCGATCGGTACCTGCACAGCAATTGCAAGCACTCTATTTTTGCGTGGTCCAATGGCACAGCTTAAAAGTATGTTCAAAGAAACAAGAATAATTGCTACAATAGTTATGATA GTGATGATTATTCTGACGCTCTGTGCTGGATTATGG TGGAAGATCGGAATACTGTGCCTTCTGTTTTGTATTCTGCAATTTCTAGCTTTCGCATGGTATTCAATTTCATACATTCCATTTGCAAGAGATGGTGTTAAGAAGTGCTGTACCTCCTGCCTCTCATGA